Proteins encoded by one window of Brienomyrus brachyistius isolate T26 chromosome 1, BBRACH_0.4, whole genome shotgun sequence:
- the sf3b1 gene encoding splicing factor 3B subunit 1 isoform X3, giving the protein MAKIAKTHEDIEAQILEIQGMKAALLEEGDQGVSLESTGYYDQEIYGGSDSRFAGYVTSIAANEQEDDDEEDSSTSLLGQKKPGYHAPVAILNAIPQSDEQYDPFAEHRPQKIADREDEYKARRRQMIISPERLDPFADGFFSAG; this is encoded by the exons ATGGCGAAGATCGCCAAAACTCACGAAG ACATTGAGGCCCAGATCCTGGAGATCCAGGGGATGAAGGCTGCCCTGTTGGAGGAGGGAGATCAGGGTGTGAGCCTGGAGTCCACTGGTTACTATGACCAGGAGATCTATGGGGGGAGCGACAGCCGCTTTGCTGGATATGTCACCTCTATCGCAGCCAATGAGCAGGAGGAT GATGATGAGGAAGACTCTTCCACTAGTCTTCTGGGACAGAAGAAACCAGGGTATCATGCTCCAGTCGCTATACTCAATGCTATTCCCCAGTCAGATGAACAG TATGATCCGTTTGCTGAGCACCGTCCTCAGAAGATTGCTGACCGGGAAGATGAGTACAAAGCTCGTCGGCGACAGATGATCATCTCTCCTGAGCGGCTCGACCCATTTGCAGATG